The DNA segment GATGCCGCGgctcgcgggggggggggggggggggccggcggggccccgGTGcgccccggcggcgccgcgcaCGGCCGGAAGGGACCGCGCAGCCCCGGCGCGGCCGAGCGCTCAGCCGGTCTCGGGGTCGCCGGGGGGCGGCTGCTCGGCGCCGTTGCAGGGCGGGGCGGCGCCGTCCGGGCCGTTGCTCTCCAGGGAGGACTCGCTGCCCGTGCTCTCGCCGGAGAGCAGGCGGCGGACGCGGAGGTCGGCGCGCAGCGAGCGCAGGTCGTTGCCCAGGCTGAGCTCGCCCAGGTCGCGGAGGAGCTGGCCCAGCTCCGCGCCCTCGCCGCGGCCGGCGCCGGCGCGCAGCAGCTCGCCCTCGGGCTCGCCCAGCGCCTCCAGGATGTCCTCGCAGTCGCAGTGCATGGCCCGCTCCTCCTGCTCCTCGCCCAGCAGGTCCTCCGTGATGGAGCCCAGCTTGGGCGCGCTGCGGCTCCGCTCCACCGGCGGCTTGTAGCAGCACTGCCCGTTGAGCAGCTTGCGCAGCGGCACCAGCGGGATGCTCTGCTcgcccaccagctgctgctgctggtgccgcGCGTCGTCCCGCTTCTTCAGCCGGCGGAACTCGGCCAGCGCCGTGGCCGAGGTCTGGTAGAGCAGCAGGGCCATGGCCTTCGCCTTCTCGGGCTTGGAGACCAGCACGGCGTGGCAGCGCAGCATCACCGCCTTGTGCTTCAGCTCGTGGCGGTAGATCCAGGCGAAGACGCGCGGCAGGCGCGGGTCGGCCACGCAGTAGGTGACCCGGTGCAGCAGGTAGAGGTGGCCGGGCCGGCGCAGCCCCTTGTCCTCGGCGTGGGCCATGCGGATGCCCTGCGCGCTGATGGTCAGCTTCATCTTGGTGCCCTGCCGGCCCGCCTCGCTCTTGCTCCAGATCTTGCAGACGGCCAGGTCGGTGCAGCCCTCGCCCTTGGACTGGATGGTGGTGGCGTTGCCCAGGTAGAGCACGGTGTACGTGGGGTCCTCGCTGGTCACGCGGAATTTCCGCCGCTTGGAGCGGAACATGCTGCCCACGCGGTGCAGGGCGCTCTCGGGGCAGGCGCGGGCCAGCGAGGTGAGCGCCGAGTAGTGCACGCTCACCGCGTACCCCTTGGGCTTGCTCTGCCGCCGCGCCTCGCCCGCCACCAGCTCCACCTTGCTCCGCTTCCAGGGCAGCATCGCCCCGCGGAGCCGCGGCTAGGCGCCGCGCCGACGGCTCCGGGCGCGGGGGGGCAtgccacggcggcggcggcggcggcggcggcggctgggctgCCCGCCCGCCTCACATCCTTGCGGGCGGCGGGCCGCCGCGGCCGTAGATATAGGCGGGCGCCGGCGCTCCGCGGGCGCGGAGAGGGGAGGCCCCGCGCACCGAGGGCGGAGCGCCCGCTGCCCGC comes from the Accipiter gentilis chromosome 6, bAccGen1.1, whole genome shotgun sequence genome and includes:
- the FAM43A gene encoding protein FAM43A; protein product: MLPWKRSKVELVAGEARRQSKPKGYAVSVHYSALTSLARACPESALHRVGSMFRSKRRKFRVTSEDPTYTVLYLGNATTIQSKGEGCTDLAVCKIWSKSEAGRQGTKMKLTISAQGIRMAHAEDKGLRRPGHLYLLHRVTYCVADPRLPRVFAWIYRHELKHKAVMLRCHAVLVSKPEKAKAMALLLYQTSATALAEFRRLKKRDDARHQQQQLVGEQSIPLVPLRKLLNGQCCYKPPVERSRSAPKLGSITEDLLGEEQEERAMHCDCEDILEALGEPEGELLRAGAGRGEGAELGQLLRDLGELSLGNDLRSLRADLRVRRLLSGESTGSESSLESNGPDGAAPPCNGAEQPPPGDPETG